A stretch of the Vagococcus xieshaowenii genome encodes the following:
- a CDS encoding ISL3 family transposase: MINDIKKIYGIEDSNLTISSVSEGTYRNKPAKIIKASYKPKTIACPNCDSSPRECDGKYVIVKNGSKEVEILLTHENTGIVSMKLSKQRYRCRNCNKHWTAQIDLVKPCHNVSRIIEGKIIELLGERISLKLIAKLCSVSISKVIQVLKSLETYLPSPKNRWLPEVLMVDEFRSHTAIEDSMSFICADGNSGRLVEILESRRLNYLMPHFNGYPDEERFKVKYLVTDMNAAYFQLVKDIFPNAELIIDRFHIVKHLNEAFNSFRVWEMKKLKASGHKVEASKLKKNWRFLLKNRLDINISEYKRWPSFRSNKYPYLTEQMMIDRLLDFSEPLKLAYGYFHDLLDSFRRKEYERFFELLNTLPDELDEEFKGQVQNLIRHQEEITNALIHPYSNGKIEAKNTHIKTLKRVSYGFKSFSNMRIRIFLTEGLIEVNH, translated from the coding sequence ATGATTAATGATATCAAAAAAATTTATGGAATTGAAGACTCTAATCTAACAATTTCTAGTGTTTCCGAAGGAACCTATCGTAATAAGCCTGCGAAAATTATAAAAGCGAGCTATAAACCTAAAACGATAGCTTGCCCTAATTGTGACTCTTCTCCAAGAGAATGCGACGGCAAGTACGTTATTGTTAAGAATGGTTCTAAAGAAGTAGAGATTCTATTAACACATGAGAACACAGGAATTGTCTCTATGAAGCTATCTAAGCAACGCTATCGTTGTCGCAACTGTAATAAGCACTGGACTGCTCAAATTGATTTAGTTAAACCTTGTCACAATGTTTCAAGGATAATTGAAGGCAAAATTATTGAGTTATTAGGTGAAAGAATATCTCTAAAACTAATTGCTAAATTATGTAGTGTTTCAATAAGTAAAGTGATTCAGGTATTAAAATCGTTAGAAACTTACCTTCCTAGCCCAAAAAACCGTTGGTTGCCTGAGGTTTTAATGGTTGATGAATTCCGTTCGCATACAGCCATAGAAGACTCTATGAGTTTTATTTGTGCTGATGGCAATTCAGGGCGATTAGTAGAAATATTGGAAAGTAGACGATTAAATTATCTCATGCCTCACTTTAATGGTTATCCAGATGAAGAACGTTTTAAAGTAAAATACCTTGTGACAGATATGAATGCGGCTTATTTCCAATTAGTGAAGGATATCTTTCCAAATGCTGAATTAATCATTGATCGTTTTCATATTGTTAAACATTTGAATGAAGCCTTTAATAGTTTCAGAGTATGGGAAATGAAAAAACTCAAGGCATCGGGACATAAAGTAGAAGCAAGTAAACTTAAGAAAAATTGGCGCTTCCTACTTAAAAATAGATTAGACATTAATATCTCTGAATACAAAAGATGGCCGAGCTTTCGGTCAAATAAGTATCCTTATTTGACCGAACAGATGATGATTGATCGGTTATTAGATTTTTCCGAACCTCTAAAATTAGCCTATGGCTACTTCCATGATTTATTAGATTCATTTAGAAGAAAAGAATATGAACGATTCTTTGAATTATTGAATACTTTACCAGATGAATTAGATGAAGAGTTTAAAGGACAAGTACAAAACCTGATACGTCATCAAGAAGAAATTACCAATGCTTTAATACATCCCTATTCAAATGGGAAGATTGAAGCAAAGAATACACACATCAAAACATTAAAACGAGTTTCTTATGGATTCAAATCTTTCAGCAATATGAGGATTAGAATCTTTTTAACCGAAGGTTTGATAGAAGTTAATCATTAA
- a CDS encoding MurR/RpiR family transcriptional regulator encodes MEGKMLENRIHNLIPSLSKAEQKIATYVLNYPEKVITMTASQLAQASETSPATVIRFCRSVGIESYTELKVKLSAEISKPQQVSYSDITPNESISEIKEKLLSNANHTLNETVHFLEDEVVEQVAEAIYQAEVVYVYGIGASFLVAENIAQKFNRIGKLTMAMVDHQLLLATMAAGPSNSLLIGVSNLGETKEVVQLVKIAQQYNLTTVGLSQFGQNSLNQAVDLSIKIFKAKETEQRSAATSSLLNQFMAVDVLFYTFISKFHHEYSDNIINSKHIIETFKATQ; translated from the coding sequence ATGGAAGGGAAAATGCTTGAGAATCGTATTCATAATTTAATACCATCGCTATCAAAAGCAGAACAAAAAATTGCGACATACGTACTAAATTATCCAGAAAAAGTCATTACCATGACAGCCAGTCAGTTAGCACAAGCGTCTGAAACGAGTCCTGCTACCGTTATACGCTTTTGTCGCTCAGTTGGGATTGAAAGCTATACGGAATTAAAAGTTAAATTATCTGCAGAAATTTCCAAGCCACAACAAGTTAGTTATTCAGATATTACCCCTAATGAAAGTATTAGTGAAATTAAGGAAAAGTTATTGAGTAATGCCAATCATACGCTGAATGAGACGGTTCACTTTTTAGAAGATGAGGTAGTCGAACAAGTGGCAGAAGCTATCTATCAGGCGGAGGTCGTGTACGTGTACGGTATAGGGGCGTCTTTTTTAGTGGCAGAGAATATCGCACAAAAGTTTAACCGCATAGGAAAACTAACCATGGCTATGGTGGATCATCAGTTATTACTAGCGACGATGGCAGCAGGACCTAGTAATAGCTTATTAATTGGCGTATCAAATTTAGGAGAAACAAAAGAAGTCGTCCAATTAGTTAAGATTGCCCAACAATACAATCTAACAACTGTTGGCCTATCACAATTTGGGCAAAACAGTTTGAATCAAGCTGTGGATTTATCTATTAAAATTTTTAAGGCAAAAGAAACAGAACAACGAAGTGCCGCGACAAGTTCGCTGTTGAATCAATTTATGGCGGTGGATGTATTATTTTACACCTTTATCTCAAAATTCCATCATGAATATTCTGATAATATTATCAATTCCAAGCACATTATTGAGACATTTAAAGCCACACAATAA
- the murQ gene encoding N-acetylmuramic acid 6-phosphate etherase has translation MNLENLTTERRNQKTTGLDEMSIRDILTIMNEEDAKVPAAINESLDQIEAVIEKIVESFAKGGRLIYIGAGTSGRLGILDAAECVPTFGTEPEMVQGLIAGGMKAMTVAVEGAEDSESLAKEDLAAINLTDKDIVVGIAASGRTPYVVGGLEYAKEVGATRASISCNKQAVISQYAAYPIEVEVGPEILTGSTRLKSGTAQKLILNMLSTVSMIGIGKVYKNLMVDVRPTNEKLVERAKRIIMEATECDYALAEKTFTESGEDVKLAIVMILTNSDKETAASKLVASNGFVREAAN, from the coding sequence ATGAATTTAGAGAATTTAACAACAGAAAGAAGAAATCAAAAAACAACTGGACTTGACGAAATGTCAATTCGCGATATTTTAACTATCATGAACGAAGAAGACGCAAAAGTACCTGCGGCGATTAATGAAAGTTTAGATCAAATTGAAGCAGTCATTGAAAAAATCGTTGAATCATTTGCTAAAGGTGGTCGTTTAATCTACATCGGTGCTGGGACAAGTGGTCGTTTAGGTATTTTAGATGCGGCTGAATGTGTGCCAACTTTTGGAACAGAGCCAGAAATGGTTCAAGGATTAATTGCAGGTGGCATGAAAGCCATGACGGTCGCTGTTGAAGGGGCTGAAGATTCAGAAAGCTTAGCTAAAGAAGATTTAGCTGCCATCAACTTGACGGATAAAGATATCGTTGTTGGTATCGCAGCAAGTGGTCGTACCCCTTATGTTGTGGGTGGTTTAGAATACGCAAAAGAAGTTGGCGCAACAAGAGCCTCAATATCATGTAATAAACAAGCAGTCATTAGTCAGTACGCTGCTTATCCAATCGAAGTTGAAGTAGGTCCAGAGATTTTAACAGGCTCAACACGCTTGAAATCAGGAACAGCTCAAAAACTAATCTTAAACATGTTATCAACAGTTTCAATGATTGGTATTGGAAAAGTCTACAAAAACTTGATGGTCGATGTTCGTCCAACCAATGAAAAATTAGTAGAACGTGCCAAACGTATTATTATGGAAGCAACGGAATGTGACTATGCCCTAGCAGAAAAAACATTCACTGAATCAGGTGAAGATGTGAAGTTAGCCATTGTCATGATTTTAACAAACAGTGACAAAGAAACAGCAGCAAGTAAGTTAGTAGCGTCAAATGGATTTGTTAGAGAAGCAGCCAATTAA
- a CDS encoding Gfo/Idh/MocA family protein, giving the protein MTKRIGLIGIGNISQKAYMPVVQTLVDVEWVLYSRKEDSLNDLRHRYNISEGYTNIEELIDSKLDACFVQTPTSTHYKIVKQLLNAGISVFVDKPISEEIEETQELLTLAKQKKLLLFIGFNRRYAPRIAALAQEQIENYHVTSIKHRINQPKPVKFALYDLFIHPLDTCLYFMNSSHVSIVSVDAQVVEGDLYYISVQLTDGQHHATVAMNLVSGANRELLELGSPEKTVVIENLEKATVYTGTHQQVQPFSDWDTTLYKRGFEPMIEDFLLSLDKGELSDGQSHTLETHLVLEEILNRIMI; this is encoded by the coding sequence ATGACGAAAAGAATTGGCTTGATTGGTATAGGAAATATTTCTCAAAAGGCTTATATGCCAGTTGTTCAAACGCTAGTGGATGTCGAATGGGTATTGTACTCGCGTAAAGAAGATTCCTTGAATGATTTGAGACATCGTTACAATATTAGTGAAGGATATACTAATATAGAAGAATTAATTGACAGTAAGTTAGATGCTTGTTTTGTACAAACACCGACGTCTACTCATTATAAAATAGTCAAACAGCTATTAAATGCGGGCATTTCGGTATTTGTTGATAAGCCGATTTCAGAAGAAATAGAAGAAACACAAGAATTGTTAACTCTTGCTAAACAAAAAAAATTATTGTTATTTATTGGGTTTAACAGACGATATGCGCCTAGAATAGCAGCACTTGCGCAAGAGCAGATAGAGAATTATCATGTAACAAGCATCAAACATCGGATTAATCAACCAAAACCTGTTAAATTTGCGTTGTATGATTTGTTTATTCATCCACTAGACACGTGTCTATACTTCATGAATAGCTCTCATGTGTCAATTGTGTCAGTCGATGCACAAGTTGTAGAGGGAGATTTATACTATATTTCGGTTCAGTTAACTGATGGGCAGCATCATGCAACAGTTGCTATGAATCTTGTGTCAGGAGCGAATCGTGAACTATTAGAGTTGGGTTCCCCTGAAAAGACCGTCGTAATCGAAAACTTGGAAAAGGCGACCGTATATACGGGGACACATCAACAAGTTCAGCCGTTTTCTGATTGGGATACCACATTATACAAACGAGGGTTTGAGCCAATGATCGAGGACTTTTTATTGTCATTAGATAAAGGCGAGTTATCCGATGGTCAGTCTCATACATTAGAGACGCACTTAGTCTTAGAAGAAATTTTGAATCGTATCATGATATAA
- a CDS encoding DUF871 domain-containing protein translates to MLGFSIFFSEAIDSETENYIKKMKAAGFEGVFSSLHIPEDDTSTYKEKLQTLGNMLKKYQLNLMVDISTLGLKALGYDIQSKEDIEAIKALGITGLRMDYGISFDVIAQLSQWITVSLNASTLTVEEVAYLKEQGANFSNLELWHNYYPRVETGLAMETFKQKNELFHHLGLKICAFVPGDHQLRGPLFEGLPTVEDHRYQAPLVSTVSLLDAGYVSDVYIGDPGIKEATMTQFFDYFKQQRVSLKVEVLDATHERLFIGTHTNRVDDARDVIRSQEARFKELPIIEPHKTLVRTKGSVTLDNEKYGRYKGELQLTKVDLPLDERVNVVARVIEEDQALIKVIKPGMSYRLVNYKGA, encoded by the coding sequence ATGCTAGGTTTTTCGATTTTTTTTAGTGAGGCGATAGATTCAGAAACAGAAAACTATATAAAGAAAATGAAAGCAGCTGGTTTTGAAGGCGTGTTTTCATCACTACATATCCCAGAAGATGACACAAGCACTTATAAAGAAAAGCTACAAACATTAGGTAATATGTTGAAGAAATATCAATTGAATTTAATGGTAGATATTTCTACGTTAGGATTAAAGGCGTTAGGATACGATATTCAATCAAAAGAAGATATTGAAGCAATTAAGGCCTTAGGGATTACGGGCTTACGTATGGATTATGGTATTTCGTTTGACGTAATTGCGCAATTATCACAGTGGATCACCGTTAGTTTAAATGCTAGTACGTTGACGGTTGAAGAAGTAGCTTATTTGAAGGAACAGGGCGCTAACTTTTCTAATTTAGAATTATGGCATAATTATTATCCAAGAGTAGAGACCGGTCTAGCGATGGAAACATTCAAACAAAAAAATGAGTTGTTCCATCATTTAGGCTTAAAAATTTGTGCGTTTGTACCTGGTGATCATCAGTTGAGAGGTCCGTTATTTGAAGGCTTACCAACCGTTGAAGATCACCGTTATCAAGCCCCGTTAGTTAGTACAGTGTCGTTATTAGACGCGGGTTATGTTTCAGATGTTTATATTGGAGATCCAGGAATTAAAGAAGCAACCATGACACAATTTTTTGATTATTTCAAACAACAGCGCGTGTCATTAAAAGTAGAAGTTCTAGATGCGACACATGAACGTTTATTTATTGGTACGCATACGAATCGAGTTGATGACGCTAGAGATGTTATTAGAAGTCAGGAAGCAAGATTCAAAGAATTACCCATTATTGAGCCGCACAAGACACTTGTCAGAACCAAAGGGAGCGTCACATTAGATAATGAAAAATATGGGCGCTACAAAGGGGAATTGCAACTAACGAAAGTTGATTTGCCATTAGACGAGCGAGTAAATGTTGTGGCAAGAGTCATCGAAGAAGATCAAGCATTAATTAAAGTTATTAAACCAGGCATGAGCTATCGACTGGTTAATTATAAAGGAGCGTAA
- a CDS encoding exonuclease SbcCD subunit D, producing MKFLHTGDWHIGKKIKGYALLEEQEDAFQQVLAISEKHAVDAVVIAGDLYDRSVPSVEAIELFNEMIQTINLKKQLPLLAVSGNHDSAVRLEAGGPWYQATHFHLNTRLSQAFQPVIIEKTQFFLLPYFEPFEARQYFNDDTIKTIQIAMERVVEEMTKSFLPDYQQVLVAHFFAAGSERSDSETSVTVGGLDNVSVSLLEDHFDYVALGHLHNRHALKNETVKYSGTLLKYSLSEVNQTKGVWIVTMEDGQVSVAFESIQPLRDVSIVEGSFSELLSPEVYQQVNRDDYIGIRLTDREVIPNVMNQLSSVYPKIIQLERVNGREHQTVSNMSQEELQQQDPLTLFTKFFEEMTDGPMSQVQADYLLATIQSANKEEN from the coding sequence GTGAAGTTTTTACATACAGGTGATTGGCATATTGGCAAAAAGATAAAAGGTTACGCATTGTTGGAAGAACAAGAGGATGCGTTTCAACAAGTATTGGCTATTTCAGAAAAGCATGCGGTAGATGCAGTGGTTATTGCAGGTGATTTGTATGATCGAAGTGTGCCCTCGGTTGAAGCCATTGAATTGTTTAATGAGATGATTCAAACGATTAACTTAAAAAAACAGTTACCTTTATTAGCAGTTTCTGGCAATCACGACAGTGCGGTACGCTTGGAAGCAGGTGGTCCGTGGTATCAAGCGACCCACTTTCATTTGAATACACGATTATCTCAAGCCTTTCAACCGGTTATCATTGAGAAGACGCAGTTCTTTTTATTACCGTACTTTGAACCGTTTGAAGCGCGTCAATACTTTAATGATGACACGATTAAGACGATTCAAATAGCCATGGAGCGAGTGGTAGAAGAGATGACCAAATCTTTTCTTCCAGACTATCAGCAAGTGTTGGTGGCGCATTTCTTTGCAGCAGGTAGTGAACGTTCTGATTCAGAAACATCGGTAACCGTAGGAGGACTCGACAATGTGTCGGTGAGTCTATTAGAAGATCATTTTGATTATGTGGCCTTGGGACATTTGCACAATCGACATGCTTTAAAAAACGAAACAGTAAAGTATAGTGGCACACTGTTGAAGTATTCATTGTCTGAAGTGAATCAGACAAAAGGGGTGTGGATTGTCACGATGGAGGACGGTCAGGTATCGGTAGCATTTGAATCTATTCAACCTTTGCGAGATGTTTCTATAGTGGAAGGCTCATTTAGTGAGTTATTGTCACCAGAAGTTTATCAACAGGTGAACCGTGATGATTATATTGGGATTCGTTTGACTGATCGAGAAGTCATTCCTAATGTGATGAACCAATTGTCCAGCGTTTATCCGAAAATTATTCAGTTAGAACGAGTGAACGGACGTGAGCATCAAACCGTTAGTAATATGAGTCAGGAAGAATTACAGCAACAAGACCCGCTTACGTTGTTTACAAAATTCTTTGAAGAGATGACCGATGGCCCGATGAGCCAAGTACAAGCCGACTACTTATTGGCAACCATTCAATCAGCGAATAAGGAGGAGAACTAG
- a CDS encoding HAD family hydrolase: protein MKQAVIFDVDGVILNSEVFYQQRRKQFFQTKGITLSEEDNQAFIGSNPKAMMRHLFPNDPNMQEKMREEYLTFSKGLVYDTRELLNPDVNVVLPQLQAKGIRLAIASSGSPEGIHKMLVANDLLNYFELVVSGEMFEESKPNPQIYRYTIDQLGLKEEACLVVEDSTLGIRAAKAAGLEVLALVQRDYEVDQQLADARIQSLNDVLEYL, encoded by the coding sequence ATGAAACAAGCAGTAATTTTTGATGTCGATGGGGTCATCTTGAATTCTGAAGTTTTTTATCAGCAACGTCGCAAGCAGTTCTTTCAAACAAAAGGTATCACGTTAAGTGAAGAAGACAATCAAGCATTTATTGGTTCCAATCCTAAAGCAATGATGCGTCATTTATTCCCAAATGATCCAAATATGCAAGAAAAAATGAGAGAAGAGTATCTTACTTTTTCTAAAGGGTTAGTCTATGATACACGTGAATTATTGAATCCTGACGTCAATGTAGTATTACCACAGCTTCAAGCAAAAGGGATTAGATTAGCGATTGCTTCATCTGGTAGTCCTGAAGGGATTCATAAGATGTTAGTGGCTAATGACTTGCTTAATTATTTTGAGTTAGTCGTCAGTGGTGAGATGTTTGAAGAATCTAAACCAAATCCTCAAATTTATCGCTATACTATTGATCAGTTAGGTTTGAAAGAAGAGGCGTGTCTAGTTGTTGAAGATTCAACGCTAGGCATTAGGGCGGCTAAAGCAGCAGGATTAGAAGTATTGGCTTTAGTACAACGTGATTATGAAGTGGATCAACAATTAGCCGATGCGAGAATTCAATCGCTTAATGATGTGTTAGAATATTTATAA
- a CDS encoding PTS transporter subunit EIIC, which produces MMSDKVNGIATGIYENVGGKENVNKVAHCMTRVRMEIKDYDKVNLEALKAVPGVLGVVEDDTLQVVVGPGTVNKVAQKMVDMAGVNLGDVFPENMANGSSAKDAVEQKANEMKAQVKKKNQKPWSKALKSIANIFVPLIPAFVGAGIIGGIASIINNMLKAGTIDGAAWMNIASVCAIIQSGVFSYLVIYVGINAAKEFGASPSLGGVIGGVTMLTGMNVDAPLTNIFTGQPLAAGQGGVIGVIFAVWLMSFIEKWLRKRVWESVDIIVTPTITLLIMGLLTIFFIMPIAGAVSNSLVGALNWVLDIGGPVSGFILGVAFLPMVMFGLHQILTPIHLEMIAQTGSTLLLPILAMAGAGQVGAAFALWFRCRQNKQLREMIKGALPVGILGIGEPLIYGVTLPLGRPFITACLGGGIGGAVLGFLGNIGATSVGPSGVALIPLIANGKWFGYVLGLLGAYVGGFIFTYFFGTNEAIRKGEAN; this is translated from the coding sequence ATAATGTCTGATAAAGTTAATGGGATTGCAACAGGTATTTATGAAAACGTTGGCGGTAAAGAAAACGTCAATAAAGTGGCACATTGTATGACACGTGTTCGTATGGAAATTAAAGATTACGATAAAGTGAATCTTGAGGCGTTAAAAGCAGTGCCAGGTGTTTTAGGTGTTGTAGAAGATGATACGTTACAAGTTGTCGTAGGACCTGGAACGGTTAATAAAGTGGCTCAAAAAATGGTCGATATGGCAGGCGTTAATCTAGGAGATGTTTTCCCAGAAAACATGGCAAATGGCTCGTCAGCCAAAGATGCTGTTGAACAAAAAGCAAACGAAATGAAAGCACAAGTTAAAAAGAAAAATCAAAAACCATGGTCAAAAGCACTTAAATCAATTGCTAATATCTTTGTTCCATTGATTCCAGCTTTTGTTGGTGCCGGAATTATTGGAGGCATTGCGTCAATCATTAACAATATGCTAAAAGCAGGTACGATTGATGGTGCTGCTTGGATGAATATTGCTTCTGTATGTGCGATTATTCAAAGTGGTGTGTTTTCTTACTTAGTGATTTATGTCGGGATTAATGCTGCCAAGGAATTTGGTGCGTCACCAAGCTTAGGTGGTGTTATTGGTGGAGTGACGATGTTAACAGGTATGAATGTAGATGCACCGTTAACGAATATTTTTACCGGTCAACCATTAGCAGCTGGTCAAGGTGGTGTGATTGGGGTTATCTTCGCTGTTTGGTTAATGTCATTCATTGAAAAATGGTTAAGAAAACGTGTCTGGGAATCCGTGGATATTATTGTAACACCAACTATTACATTATTAATTATGGGATTATTAACGATTTTCTTCATTATGCCAATCGCAGGGGCTGTTTCTAATTCATTAGTAGGCGCTCTAAATTGGGTATTAGACATTGGTGGTCCGGTATCTGGCTTTATTCTAGGTGTCGCTTTCTTGCCAATGGTAATGTTTGGGTTACACCAAATTTTAACACCGATTCATTTAGAAATGATTGCTCAAACAGGTTCAACGTTATTATTACCTATTTTAGCAATGGCAGGCGCTGGTCAAGTAGGGGCAGCATTTGCTTTATGGTTCAGATGTCGTCAAAACAAACAATTACGTGAAATGATTAAAGGTGCGTTACCGGTTGGTATTTTAGGTATCGGTGAACCGTTAATTTACGGTGTGACATTACCTTTAGGTCGTCCATTTATTACAGCATGTTTAGGTGGAGGAATTGGTGGTGCTGTCTTAGGCTTCTTAGGTAATATTGGGGCAACATCAGTTGGACCAAGTGGTGTCGCGTTAATTCCATTAATTGCTAATGGTAAATGGTTTGGCTATGTTTTAGGTCTACTAGGTGCTTATGTAGGTGGCTTTATCTTTACTTATTTCTTTGGAACAAACGAAGCTATTCGTAAGGGAGAAGCTAACTAA
- a CDS encoding GNAT family N-acetyltransferase, which translates to MEINATEHAFHLIHHNEKIGEITFTPYTATIIEANHTFIEETYRGQDLGLRLVDALVTYARENKLLIFPTCPYVKKVFSREATYQDVWYKEN; encoded by the coding sequence ATGGAAATCAATGCCACAGAACATGCGTTTCATCTTATCCATCATAACGAAAAAATAGGCGAAATTACCTTCACCCCATACACAGCTACTATTATCGAAGCCAACCATACTTTTATAGAAGAAACTTACCGCGGGCAAGACCTTGGCTTACGCTTAGTTGATGCCTTAGTCACTTATGCACGAGAAAATAAGCTACTTATCTTCCCTACGTGTCCTTATGTCAAGAAAGTCTTCAGCCGTGAAGCCACCTATCAGGACGTCTGGTATAAAGAAAATTAA